The following nucleotide sequence is from Apium graveolens cultivar Ventura chromosome 4, ASM990537v1, whole genome shotgun sequence.
ttattattttcttgtgtttgtttatcatgatttcatatgaacccatgatgacgataagtgctattatgggctaatcgtgatcatggggttgcaacggatttattatggaattctttagttaattgtttaatactttagtgtgtgatgattgtatgatatctagtattggttgtgcgtattcgtcttatgtgcgtcgcgaacatataagatagggtgttaatctcttgtgaagcgacggtggatcttgagatttagaacttgccatgctagcataggttcatgtatgttgtgcatgattagtgggtaactctaacagttttatttaccctatgtaatcaaaaggaataacttgtgcttaaattgttgtgttgtcaatttctgtagacatataggaactcaacataattgatgactattcaacttctatcttaattgtggatgcttggtagaatggtattagtacaataaaagttggcttttatcagtttcgtgttattcgattaatatcatcactgtcacatgctaatggtaataacaatggctattgaaggaagtaataatgaagttgtgatctcatgagtgttttattattgataatttgaagtgttaagtaagtgattaattaagtagttaattatagttaatatttaatcaacaatcttaagtgttagtgtcttaatattgagaagtaatcatacattggtgagtgagtttaattagacaataatttagtctgagtctctgtgggaacgaactagaaagtattctatattacttgcgaacgcgtatacttgcgtgaatattagtgcgtgatttcgccctaacaatgtGAAAATTGTTGAGTCGGATATctttaaaactaagaagatttctagTAGACTTACTAGAATATAATGCATTTGAAATGTGTATGTGGGTACCGTTAGGTAGGACGaaactagcttttccaaaaccttcgattatattagatacgccggaaatcgttccgacttgagctttggttttggttatttgggtaaaatacttttggttctgtagaatcgtatgagttgtaccacaatcagcaatgcatatatcttcagaatccattctgtatataattaagaaacataatttatttgataagaacaTAACACACTACATAGTTCAAACAAAATAAAGCACACAATACACAATACTATAATAATTATATGAAACTAATCTTCAGCCTCCCATATGGGAGTTTCGTTAGGTTTTGAGAAGATTGGTATAACTTAACAAGATGATCTGGGGTATGACAATTACGTGTCCAGTGCCCATTCATGCCGCACCTATAGCAAACATTTTCAGTTTTTCCTCCTCGTGGTGCCTTTCTTTTACTCTGTGATTCAGATTGCCACTTCCGGTGACTAGAGTTGTTATATGGACGAAAATGCCCATGGCTCCGACCTCGTCCATGGTACCGCCCTTGGCCCCGTCCACTTCTATACCCTTTTCCACGTACATTCTGCTGGAATGACATGTTATTTACTTCAGGTAATGGGGCAGATCCTGTTGGACGGGATTGATGATTCTTAATCACGAATTCATGATTCTGTTCAGCAACGAGGAGAGTTGATAGAAGATCCCCGAACTTAGTAAATTTGCGCTCCCTGTACATCTCTGCTAAGTTGATATTGTTGGGGTGAAAAGTTGATAGTGTTTTATCGATTTTTCTTTTTTCCGTAACTTTCTCACCACACATAATAAGCCTAGAACTTATTTTGAACAAAGCAGAGCTATATGCTCGGACACTCTTAAAATCCTGAAGTCTTAAATTAGCCCAATCATTTTCAGCTGCAGGTAGATAAACTAGTTTCTGGTGATCGAACCTATCCTTtagattttcccataaaataaagGGATCCTCGACTTCTAAGTACTCAGATTTTAAATCTTCATGCATGTGGTGTCGGAGAAAAATTATAGAGGTAAAGTTTTCTTCGGTTGTGGATTTATTTTCTGCCTTTATTATATCGCTTAATTTCTTTGAACCCAAGTGCAACTTTATATCTTGTacccatgataaataattatcgCCAGAAATGTCCAAGACAACGAACGACAAGCTTGTAATATTTGTCATACTAAATCTGAATTAACACGAaaaattatcaaattttaattcatcaatgtaaatattacataaaatcctAGTTAATCGGGTGCGTTAATAAATACGCAATAATCaatgtatatatcattattatcattgatattataaataaatctatatataaaatgacaaatggattttcacccgccatacggacgtctgcgtatgcagattatctccgaccaataataaattaaaatggaCAATCCTGCATAAGTTAGTTAGGGGCAAAAAGTTATTATCCGATAGTTatgcaatttataaattaaggttcccactatacttcggtattacccaaaattaaatggtaccgtaaaataattttaataggcggtgctccggccatatatatttaaattattagtagAGGGTATAACCACGTCTACTTCGGTCatagatatataaaaattatatgtagagggtgtaaccacgtctactcatatatatgcatatttaaattaaaattatacctTCTCAGTTTCGACAGGGcttcgtgctgataacgtgttataAAATACTGGTTATAGTAATAAAAGAGCTGCTAAATAACTACTATATTTAACCGGAGAGAGAGCAATATGAGAAGCAGAAGAAGCAGAGAAAGAATCGCTAGGTGCATTTTTCATTCACTGATTCAAGCTATATTTATAGCAAGTGAAAGGAGACATGCAATTAATACAAATTGTAAAAATTCTACACCTAAGTTTAGCCCTACTATTACATATTTGACCATGTGACAATCAATTCACaacaaaatatatataatttcAAGTTTGGTATTTTTCGGGAGAAAGTCAAACTCTCGTTTGACCTTGATTACTCGGAGTTTTCACtgttttttataaaatcatttgaACCCGATTATTCGGAATTCCTATTGGACAGGAGTTGAGTACCCGCCGACTCGGCTACTCTTTAGGTAGTACATAAAGTTAAAACCAAATAATCAAGTTGTTAGAGCATCCACTGTGGTTTCCCCTTTTTATGGGCTCCGCTACTTGCCGCCTCAAATCAAATGGGTTTGTGAAAAAAAGTGGTCAATCCCACCCAATAACAAGCGATTTATCACAATTTCTAGGACCGATTATATTCATCTTATAATATACTTTTGTTTATGATATTTTAGTTCAATTTAACAACATTTATatctttaaaaattattaaaaaaaatattaaaactaTTAGTAAAAAAGGCATGTCATTCATATAAAATGCATcatattattataaaatgattcatgAAAAAAATAGTACATTAAAAATATCACACAAGAAAAGAATTAAATTAGAAAGATACAATATAAAAAATTAACGATTGTCGTCGAACTGAGATATGCTCAACCAAATCATTTTATAGCTGTCGATATGTACGTTCATCACGAATTTTAATATGGAGGAAATGAAAAGTGGTATGGAAGATTTCGAGGATATAAAAAAGGATTTTGAGAATTCTGAGAATGACTAAATTGGTATTGAGAATTTGGagtttgagtattaaaatttaaattttgcGGGTTTAAAAAATATGGATTTGAATATGGATATGAAAATTGAgtatttaaattttgaaaatttaaagatGGAATATTATTTTGATTCATCTTTTTGTAAAAAAATTCTTTTCGTGAAAAAAAGAACGAATAATATGAGCTGAGAATTTCAGTATTTATAGAAGTAAAATATAAACGTTAAAAAAATGTACGATACAAATATAAATATTGAAATATCAGCAAATTTTACAAATATAGTATAGAAGCTCACATGGTGCATAATAGAGCTATTCACGAACCGAGTCGAGCTGAGTTTTGATCGAACCGAGTCgagttttaatttttttctgaCGAACCGAGCCGAGTCGAGCTTTCTTAACGAACGAAAAACCGTGTTCGAGTTCGAGCTCGCTAAAGAATGAGCCGAACACGAGTTTTTATCGAACAAAATCGATCTAAGTCGAACCGAGTCGAACATGAGCTTTCTTCATCAAAACGAGCTGAAGTAAAAAATTCTGGTCAAAACactggttgattgttaaaataacaaatcaaatacttttattttttttctaaaaaatttgtcatatcactaaactatatagatcttaacatccgtacggttggaaaattcataaatattttaaaaaaaaactgaaataTTAATATTAGACTAAACAATAGTTACAAGTACTGTTCAAACcattggttgattgtcaaaataacaaacaaaataaatttatttttttctaaaaatttcgtcatatcaccaaaatatatagatattaacatccgtacggttggatcatttataaatatttttaaaaaaattgaaaaattaatacAATACTAAACACTAATTACAAATATAGGTCAAAATACtggttaactgttaaaataacacaccaaatatatttatttttttctaaaaattttgtcatatcactaaaatatatagatcttaacatttGTACTgttggattattcataaatattttttaaaaaaatgaaacattaatacgagactaaacactaattagaagtacaagtcaaaacaccggttgactgttaaaataacaaaccaaatacatttattttttttgtaaattttttgtcatatcactaaaatatatagatcttaacatctgtacggctggatcatttataaatatttttaaaaaaatcaaaacattaatacaagactaaacactagttacaagtattggtcaaaacaccggttgactgttaaaataacaaaccaaatacatttatttttttctagaatttttgtaatatcactaaaatatatagatattaacattcgtacagttgaatcatttataaatattttaaaaatattgaaacattaatacgagactaaacactagttacaaatataggtcaaaacaccggttgcCTGTTAAAATAagaaaccaaatacatttattttttttctaaaatttttgtcatatcactaaaatatatagatcttaacatccgtaggattagatcatttataaatatttttaaaaaaatcgaaacattaatacgagactaaacactagttacaagtacagGTCAAAATactggttgattgttaaaataacaaaccaaatacatttattttattctaaaatatttgtcatatcactaaaatatatagatcttaacatatgtagggttggatcatttataaatattttttaaaaagtcaaaacattaatacgagactaaatACTAGTTACAAGTATAGGTCAAAACACCAGTTAATTGTTAAAATGTGAAAGACATCATTGGTAGGCGGCCAAGcgacaaaccaaatatatttatttttttctaaaaattttgccgtatcattaatatatatatatatatatatatatatatatatatatatatatatatatatatcttaaccTCCGTACGGTTGGactattcataaatattttttttaaaaaatcgaaacattaatacgagactaaacactagttacaagtatagGTCAAAACACTGACTGACTAtcaaaataacaaaccaaatatatttattttttctaaaaattttgtcatattactaaaatatataaatcttaacatccgtacagttggattattcataaatatttttaaaaaaattgaaacattaatacgagactaaacactagttagaaatACAGGTCATAGCatcggttgactgttaaaataaaaaaaccaaataaatattatttctaaattttttgtcatattactaaaatatatagatcttaacatccgtatgattggatcatttataaatatttttaaaaaaaaatcgaaacaccaatcaGGAAATAAATATGAGTTACAAGTTGTAGTCAAATcactttttaattattaaaatatttaattaaaaaaattatttttaatatctcaattttttaaaaattactgaaatatatattttgacattcatatggttcaataattgaaaaatatttataaaaaatataaataaaattcataataatcaagtatataataattaaaatacttTTTTGAATTTTTTCAGCCGAGCTTGAGCCGAACCGAGCTGAGTCGAGGTCGAGCCGAACATGCCAAAAGCTCGGGTTGAGCTCATTTTTTTAACAAATACTTTTTTGTGATCGAGTTCAAGCTCGAGTTcttaacgaaccgagccgaaccgagccCTTAACGAGCCGAACTCGCGAACAGCTCCAGTGCAGAGCAAATTGAATAGCACATACAGAAGATTAAGCTCACATGCTTATTCTTGTTAAGTCCATGTTATCACTTCAACTATCTGGTCATGCGTTATCTTTTGGGTTTATGCTGACAAAAGATTAAATTCCTCACGGGTTCTTTTCCTTACTAGGAAGTCCCCAAGATAAAACTCAAAATTTTGTGAGTAAccataattaaataaaatatctAGAGTTTATGAAAAAGATTTGCTCGAAAGAGGTTTGATGTGCATGTCAAAAGCAACTGGAACAGGTTTAATTTTTATGTACCCCGCAACTAGAAAGTCATAAAATTACAATTTATATCAGTCGTCAAGTTTGACAAATATATTTCGAAACCTAGTGACCCCAGATAAAGCAGACCTGCACAGCAGCAGGCAGTGGTCACTGGTCCGTTGAACTTATTAAACCACATAATATCTTAATTTACGAAGGCCTCAATCATCTGGTAATAGATTTATAAACTGTTATTGCTTCAGAATAAATGTACCACAAAGACTTTTGTTTGAGATTCATATAGTTCTGAATTAATACCGTGAAATCAGTTTCAGTGTACAAGGTAAGAGGACTTGCAACACTCTACACAAGTATTTCTATACTGAATATCAAGTTTGCATGGAGCCGGATATTGTAGCATACTGCATTCATGCATTTGCTACGTAGAGGTGGCCAGACGAGCGGGCCAGGCGAGCCGTGCCAGTTTTTCAGCGAGACAGTTTAGCTAGCTCAAAACTCGTGAATGGCACATATTAATGGACGAGTTGTGCCGAGTTTGGGCCGATTCAATAAATCTGAGCTCGTGTATGGCCCGCGAATTACATGAGTTACGCTAGTTAACCGCAACGGTACAAATGATAGCAGTTGAGTCGTGCGCGTGAAATGCGCTTGGCGAACCCTGGCAGTGCTGGAGCGAGCCGAGGCGAGTTATTTACATTTTTTTAAATAATGTGTGTATAATTACGTTTGTTGACCCGAGGCAGTTTTTTTAACCTAATTATTTGGGATATACATCTGCTATGTATATTTTGCAGGTCTGAAGAACAATTTAAGCATCTATTTTTATATGCTGAGTGTCGGTTTAGGTGAGTTGTGCAGGCCGATTATAGATACATACAGCAtgttttataaataaaatacatAAAGATGCCACATGCTTATGTATGTTACATGCTTGACTGCTTGTacaataaatttataaattatataagcCATAGTAAAGTAGTAGTACTTGTTGGCTATGGGCCCAATAAGGCCCATCGAACGAAGGCCCATTAGACAATTATACTATTGGGCCGAAGGTCCAATAGGTTCATGAACCTAAGGCCCAGTCAGCTTAGCAGATTGAGGCCCACTTCTATTCCAACAATCTCCTCTTCATCATTAAGGTGTAACGGATGAAGCATTGATAGGGAAATCGGGTATAAAACCCCTGGGAAAGTAAAAAATACACAATTACACACACTCATTCTCTCAAATACTCTCTACTTTATTGTATTTCTTAAACCCACTCTACATCcagattcttattctcacacGGGAGGTGAATCGGGGGACAATCCCTCACATTCTTTCCCCTTTCAGGTAGCAGTCGAAGGCAGTTCCTGAGTGTCCGAAGACCGTTCATTCAGTCCGAAGAGGATCTGggcataacatttggcaccgtaTATGGGAATACAAGAATCACAAACGAGATTACGAGATAATGACAAACACAATTCACGAACACTCACCACTACTTAGTTTCACTCCTCACGATGGGGGGCAGACGTCCTTCCTGGTGGATGCCTACGGAGTCATCAAGCTAACTCCCGAAGAGGAGGATTTGCTTCTCAAGATCCGCGCAGAAAATTTAGCCGCAAAGAAGGGCAAAGCAAAAGATGACCAAGCTGAAAAAGAAGCGGTGGCCCGAGCGAAGTAGAGAGAGGCCGATGCTTTACGACTGAAAGCCCTTCAGATCCAGAGGGAAGAAAATGAGCTATAGGAGAAAGCACTGCATGAAGCACTTCGAGCTGATAAGCCGGAGAAAACCACCAAATCACGGAAGGAGCGCAGGGGGTATGGCGAAGAAGATGAGTCTGACTCTGATTCGAACCCCGGAAGGAAGCGAACAAAGTAACACTTTTCATCTGATTTAGATGAACAACTGGACGGATCCCGAATCAGACTCACTCGCTTGGAAAAGGCTATGTTCGGCGACAGAAGGGTCGATCGAGAACCGATTGTGATGGAAGAAATCGAGCAGTACCGACCTCCCCCAGGCAAGGAAAGGCAATTCCCAAAGATGAGTGAGTTTAATAGGAAGGGCGATCCGGAGGACCATTGTGAAAAATATGAATTGCTGATGATTGGGATGGGGCATAATGACATCATGCTCTACAAAATCTTCAAGACCTATCTGAAGGGATCAGcctcgatgtggtacaaatccCTCAAACCCAGGTCCACCGGGTCGTATAAGCAACTGAAGAGAAAGTTCTTGAAGTACCACTTGCATCTATGTTGAAAGGCGAAGGACACTGAGGCCCTGGTCCACTGTAGACAGGGGAAAACAAGGAACTAGGGGATTATTTGGCTCTGTTCAAGGAAGAAGCTGGAATGGTCACAAATCCGGGCAAAGTTAAAGCTATGGGCTTCCTCACGGCAGGGCTAGAACCCTACAAAGGTAAAAAACTTTGCTCCTCCCTTTACGATTTTCCCCCCAAATCCCTAAATGATATATATATGAGGGGTGAGAACATTCGGCGAAAGATGGAAAGTATTGGAGGTTACAAAGAATCCCGAAGGGATGACCGCTCGAAGCGAGCAGAAAGATACGAAAGCTCAAGATTTGGGAATGACCGAAGGGATGGTaggaaagaaggaagaaaagagACTGATTGTGGGGCCGAACGACGCCGAGATAGAGATTCGGCCGTATTCACTCCTCTGAATGCACCAatctccaagattctccatgaGATCAAGGGCAAGACTGGGTTCATTAGGCCCGCCAAGATGAAATTCCCAAATCATAAGAATAACCCCGACAAGTACTGTGATTATCACAGAGATAAGGGGCATAATACTAATGAATGCTACCACCTCAAGAAGCTTATTGAACGGATGATCAAAGTAGGCGAACTCAATCAGTTCGTCCGAGATCTGAGGGACAGACTGGGGCCGAAGGACAATCAGGAGGAACCAGAAGTTGAGGAACTCGAACAAAGGGACATGATAAGGGGTGAGGTGAAGACAATATCTGGGGGCAGTGTGCTGGACAGAGATAGTAAGACGACGAAGAAAAAGTACGTACGACAAGTGTACAACCTCTATCAGTTCGGCCAGGAGAAGCCCCACATGCCTATGACTTTTAGTACAGAGGATTATGGGGACGTCATTCGCCCACATAAAGACCCCCTTATCATCAACCCTCTCATTGGGCAGAATAAAATTTGGAAGGTGCTTGTGGATACTGGCAGCTCAGCCTACATCCTGTTACACAAAACCTATTGTAAGATGAACTTGGCGGGAGAACAGCTAGAGCCCTGCAACGAAGCACCTCTCTACGCCTTCGGAGGTCATCCAATACAGTTTAAAGGTACGATAACTCGTCCCGTCCTTTTGGGTAAATTTCCATACATCGTTAAAAAACCAGTGAAGTTCTGCGTGGTTCGGATCGAGAATCCGTATAATGCCATTTTGGGAAGACCGTTACTGTCAACCTTCAAGGCAGTAGAGTCTACACCCCATCTCAAGCTTAAGTTCCCAACTGAGAAAGGGGTAGAAGAGATGAGGGGCGATCAGATTACCGCCCAGATAATAATGTTGGAGGACTTGGAGAAAGATCAGGCCTATGAGAAGCCAGATGAAACTGGAAAGAGAAAAAGAGCCGAAGCGGAGCCCGGTGGGAGCAGAGAGACCCTGAACATCGAGTTGGAAAAGTTCGGGGCGGATCTTTCAATTCCGATCGCCGAGACCGAAGAGGTTGAATTATATGCAGGCCATTCGAGCAAAATGGTTCGAATAGGGAGAAATATGGAgaaagatctgaaggaaaaggttATTGCGGTGATTCGGCAGTGCCATGATGTGTTCGTCTGGGGACCAGAAGATATGCCTGGTTTGGATCCCAATACAGCTAATAATTGCCTTAATTTGCAGCCCGAGGCCAAATTGGTGAAGCAGAAGAAGAGGACTTTTGCAGCCGAACGAAAGAAGGTCATTGAGGCTGAAGTGGAGAAGCTGTTGGAAGCTATGTTTATAGAAGAAATTGAATACCTTGATTGGTTGGCTAACGTGATGGTCGTTAAAAAA
It contains:
- the LOC141719612 gene encoding uncharacterized protein LOC141719612; its protein translation is MTNITSLSFVVLDISGDNYLSWVQDIKLHLGSKKLSDIIKAENKSTTEENFTSIIFLRHHMHEDLKSEYLEVEDPFILWENLKDRFDHQKLVYLPAAENDWANLRLQDFKSVRAYSSALFKISSRLIMCGEKVTEKRKIDKTLSTFHPNNINLAEMYRERKFTKFGDLLSTLLVAEQNHEFVIKNHQSRPTGSAPLPEVNNMSFQQNVRGKGYRSGRGQGRYHGRGRSHGHFRPYNNSSHRKWQSESQSKRKAPRGGKTENVCYRCGMNGHWTRNCHTPDHLVKLYQSSQNLTKLPYGRLKISFI